One genomic segment of Gammaproteobacteria bacterium includes these proteins:
- the ptsP gene encoding phosphoenolpyruvate--protein phosphotransferase, which produces MGVSRGIAIGRAYLLQSNQPAIAEYLLTDDELVAQEIERFNGAVLAAQAELRRIRDRIPVSIPVDIASFIDTHLLMLEDKAIASDPVKLIVQRRCNAEWALKLQRDALVNVFEQMDDPYLRTRKDDVDHVVNRILRILLNHEDKLQVSGKLAGCVIVADDLSPADTVTMQNEGVIAFVTEYGGPTSHTTILARSLGIPAVVGVRNVLRYVRHGEQLVVDGHIGVILAGMDQQDITYYRRRHADDRRQHALLRKLKTTPAVSRDGRSISLRGNVELPEDLAEMKRVGARGVGLYRTEYLFLNREELPSEEEQYEDYLKLVRALNGAPLTIRTLDLGADKALPGDRRLETRGGSAVNPALGLRAIRLCLRDAAMFKTQLRAILRVSTEGPVNLMIPMLCSVQEILQTLELIEQAKRELGREGKFFDERLPVGGMIEIPAAALSAEAMARHLDFFSIGTNDLIQYTLAADRLDTNLGHMFQATHPAVLRLIDMTIRAGHKAGIPVAMCGEMAGEPRYTRLLLGLGLREFSMQPAMIPEIKHIIQNSDIEQLTKKARRVLRLPSTVETELFVDELNAVATIAAC; this is translated from the coding sequence ATGGGGGTGTCACGTGGCATTGCCATCGGCAGGGCCTATCTATTGCAGAGCAATCAACCTGCAATTGCCGAATATCTGTTGACCGATGATGAATTGGTCGCCCAGGAAATCGAGCGTTTTAATGGGGCTGTCCTGGCCGCTCAAGCGGAATTGCGTCGTATCCGCGATCGAATTCCTGTTTCAATCCCGGTCGATATTGCCTCGTTCATTGATACTCACTTGCTGATGCTTGAGGACAAAGCGATAGCGAGCGATCCGGTCAAACTGATTGTGCAGCGGCGTTGCAATGCCGAGTGGGCATTGAAGCTGCAACGCGATGCATTGGTGAATGTATTTGAGCAGATGGATGATCCCTATTTGCGTACCCGCAAGGATGACGTCGATCATGTCGTCAATCGCATTCTGCGAATTTTGTTGAATCATGAAGATAAATTGCAAGTCAGTGGCAAGCTTGCGGGTTGCGTGATTGTGGCGGATGATCTGTCGCCTGCCGATACGGTCACGATGCAGAACGAAGGCGTCATTGCCTTCGTGACCGAGTATGGCGGCCCTACCTCGCATACGACGATCCTGGCGCGTAGTTTAGGAATTCCCGCGGTGGTTGGCGTACGCAATGTGCTGCGTTATGTGCGGCATGGAGAACAGTTGGTGGTCGATGGCCATATTGGTGTGATCCTGGCGGGCATGGATCAGCAGGATATTACCTATTACCGGCGCCGCCACGCGGATGACAGGCGGCAGCATGCCTTGCTGCGGAAGTTGAAAACGACACCTGCAGTCAGCCGTGACGGGAGGTCTATCTCTTTGCGCGGAAATGTCGAGCTGCCGGAAGATCTGGCAGAGATGAAGCGCGTCGGTGCGCGTGGCGTGGGTTTGTATCGTACCGAATATTTGTTTCTCAATCGCGAAGAGTTGCCGAGTGAGGAGGAGCAATACGAAGATTATCTTAAGCTGGTGCGGGCATTAAATGGCGCGCCGCTAACGATCAGAACCTTGGATCTGGGTGCCGATAAGGCGCTGCCGGGGGACAGGCGTCTGGAAACTCGTGGCGGGAGCGCTGTTAATCCGGCGCTGGGTTTGCGTGCGATCCGGCTTTGTTTGCGCGATGCGGCGATGTTTAAGACACAGTTGCGGGCGATACTGCGCGTCTCGACAGAGGGGCCGGTGAATCTAATGATCCCGATGTTGTGCAGTGTCCAGGAAATACTCCAGACACTGGAGCTGATCGAACAAGCCAAGCGCGAGCTGGGGCGGGAAGGAAAGTTTTTCGATGAACGTTTGCCTGTGGGCGGGATGATCGAAATCCCGGCGGCGGCGCTCTCGGCCGAGGCAATGGCCAGGCATCTGGACTTTTTCTCGATCGGGACCAATGACCTGATTCAATATACTTTGGCGGCAGATCGTCTCGATACCAATCTCGGGCACATGTTTCAGGCGACCCATCCGGCAGTTTTGCGACTGATTGATATGACGATCCGCGCCGGCCATAAGGCGGGTATCCCGGTGGCGATGTGTGGTGAGATGGCGGGCGAGCCACGGTATACCCGATTGTTGCTGGGTTTAGGGTTGCGCGAATTCAGTATGCAACCGGCGATGATTCCTGAAATCAAGCATATTATTCAGAACAGTGATATCGAGCAGCTCACCAAAAAGGCGCGGCGGGTATTGCGTCTGCCATCGACGGTCGAGACGGAATTGTTTGTCGATGAGCTCAATGCTGTCGCAACGATAGCAGCCTGTTGA
- a CDS encoding HPr family phosphocarrier protein — translation MIQVSIDIINKLGLHARAASKFVKLASSFQSEIRLRKGEREANGKSIMGVMMLAASCGTTLELLIDGQDAQQALVALQELVENKFGEGE, via the coding sequence ATGATTCAAGTATCAATCGATATCATTAACAAGCTGGGTTTGCACGCCAGAGCGGCTTCCAAATTCGTAAAGCTGGCCTCCAGTTTCCAAAGTGAAATCCGTTTGCGTAAAGGCGAGCGTGAGGCGAATGGCAAGAGCATCATGGGTGTGATGATGTTGGCGGCAAGTTGCGGTACAACGCTGGAATTGCTGATCGATGGTCAGGATGCGCAGCAGGCGCTCGTTGCGTTACAGGAGTTGGTAGAAAATAAATTCGGCGAGGGCGAGTAG
- a CDS encoding PTS fructose transporter subunit IIA, protein MTIGLLLITHDHIGNAMIESATNMLGMCPMSLEVVSVTAGCRPDVMMEMALAAIDRLDQGGGVLVLTDMYGSTPSNIANRLVGLERVRVVAGLNLPMLVRVLNYPRLELKELAQKAVSGGRDGIFACEAS, encoded by the coding sequence ATGACGATAGGATTATTGCTGATCACTCATGACCATATTGGTAATGCGATGATTGAGTCTGCAACCAACATGCTGGGCATGTGTCCCATGTCATTGGAGGTGGTGTCAGTGACCGCGGGGTGTCGTCCGGACGTCATGATGGAAATGGCATTGGCGGCGATAGACCGGCTGGATCAAGGCGGTGGCGTCCTGGTGTTGACGGATATGTATGGCTCTACGCCGAGCAACATTGCCAATCGCCTCGTGGGGCTGGAGCGTGTGCGCGTAGTTGCCGGATTGAATCTGCCGATGCTGGTGCGAGTGCTGAATTATCCTCGGCTTGAGCTTAAAGAGTTGGCGCAAAAGGCGGTGAGCGGCGGTCGCGATGGCATTTTTGCCTGCGAGGCGAGTTAG